One segment of Curtobacterium poinsettiae DNA contains the following:
- a CDS encoding GH92 family glycosyl hydrolase, with product MNRSRVHRRPLVRPLPLAAVATIAALLGTGMVAAPAVASPSADAAPAGRTVADPARYVDPFIGTSGDGNTWPGATAPFGMMQWSPTGTAGDQTSTPVANGYSYDVDRLRGFSLTHLNGAGCAPGAAGDVPIMPVTTPVTTSPSADSKDAVYAAGYSHGQESASPGRYGVTLDNGVRTDLAVTTRAGIGAFTFPAGEDANLLFRTSNSINGSEAATTRVDPRTRTVSGSVLTGGFCSRRANGGGATNPDRRSYYRLYFTATFDTAFASTGTWKDGTVQPGGTSSSGGEGYLTGADRAGRGSGAWVGFDARRGATVTARIGISYVSAAGAVANRDGEVTKRSTVATVAAGTRASWNRELSRLRVGGGTADRTTQLYTSVYHALMQPNTLNDRDGRYLGPDLRVHRMDRGHRAVYGTYSGWDQYRAQIQLLALLRPDVAGDMAQSMLRFAEQNGGVWDRWLHLGAPTHVMTGDPSAATLATWYAMGVRNFDVRAAYASLKRQATVENTDAESDIGCPGQCLAQRPALDEYLERQYAANDDCSCWGGAAETLEDSISDSALGYWAGSLGLRSDARMFAERGTYWKNTFNAAVGHQAARQADGSWTPGWSPSTGTGFAQGTSAQYTWLVPQDVQGLSTALGGDDAATARLDDFFHDSTGAFAVTGGDATKFDPTNEPDIHTPWMYNALGKPWKTQETVRQVVDDAYSTGPGGLPGNDDLGTMSAWYVFASIGLFPQTPGRADMLIGSPTFSTVDIRRSSGQRIVIRSSGTEPYVQGARLNGWTHERSWVPASFVTRGGTLSLRVGDTADTSWASGERGRPVDR from the coding sequence GTGAACCGATCTCGCGTGCACCGTCGCCCGCTCGTCCGTCCGCTCCCGCTCGCCGCGGTGGCCACGATCGCCGCGCTGCTGGGGACGGGGATGGTCGCCGCTCCGGCGGTCGCCTCGCCCTCGGCGGATGCAGCGCCCGCGGGGAGGACCGTCGCCGACCCGGCGCGGTACGTCGACCCGTTCATCGGCACGAGCGGTGACGGCAACACCTGGCCCGGCGCCACCGCCCCGTTCGGGATGATGCAGTGGAGCCCCACGGGCACCGCGGGCGACCAGACCTCGACCCCGGTCGCGAACGGCTACTCGTACGACGTGGACCGGCTGCGCGGCTTCAGCCTGACGCACCTGAACGGTGCCGGGTGTGCTCCCGGGGCTGCCGGCGACGTGCCGATCATGCCCGTCACGACCCCCGTCACGACCTCGCCGTCGGCCGACTCGAAGGACGCCGTCTACGCCGCCGGGTACTCCCACGGTCAGGAGTCCGCGAGCCCCGGCCGCTACGGCGTCACGCTCGACAACGGTGTCCGCACCGACCTGGCCGTGACGACCCGTGCCGGCATCGGCGCGTTCACGTTCCCGGCCGGCGAGGACGCGAACCTGCTCTTCCGCACCTCGAACTCGATCAACGGCAGCGAGGCCGCGACCACCCGGGTCGACCCGCGCACCCGCACGGTCAGCGGCAGCGTCCTGACCGGCGGCTTCTGCAGCCGTCGCGCGAACGGCGGCGGCGCCACCAACCCGGACCGCCGCAGCTACTACCGCCTCTACTTCACCGCGACCTTCGACACGGCGTTCGCGAGCACCGGCACCTGGAAGGACGGCACGGTCCAGCCTGGAGGCACGTCCTCCTCTGGCGGGGAGGGCTACCTGACCGGCGCCGACCGCGCCGGACGCGGCTCCGGTGCGTGGGTCGGGTTCGACGCGCGTCGCGGCGCGACCGTCACCGCGCGTATCGGGATCTCGTACGTGAGCGCGGCCGGAGCGGTCGCCAACCGTGACGGCGAGGTGACGAAGCGCTCGACCGTCGCCACCGTGGCGGCCGGCACACGGGCCTCCTGGAACCGTGAACTGTCGCGCCTGCGCGTCGGTGGCGGCACGGCGGACCGGACCACCCAGCTGTACACGTCCGTGTACCACGCACTCATGCAGCCGAACACGCTGAACGACCGCGACGGGCGCTACCTCGGGCCCGACCTGCGGGTGCACCGGATGGACCGCGGACACCGGGCCGTCTACGGCACGTACTCCGGGTGGGACCAGTACCGGGCGCAGATCCAGCTGCTGGCCCTGCTGCGGCCGGACGTCGCCGGGGACATGGCGCAGTCGATGCTGCGGTTCGCCGAGCAGAACGGCGGGGTGTGGGACCGGTGGCTGCACCTCGGAGCGCCGACGCACGTGATGACCGGCGATCCCTCGGCCGCGACGCTCGCCACCTGGTACGCCATGGGCGTCCGGAACTTCGACGTCCGGGCCGCCTACGCCTCCCTGAAGCGCCAGGCGACGGTCGAGAACACCGACGCCGAGAGCGACATCGGGTGCCCGGGGCAGTGCCTGGCGCAGCGGCCCGCACTCGACGAGTACCTGGAGCGGCAGTACGCGGCGAACGACGACTGCTCCTGCTGGGGTGGGGCCGCCGAGACCCTCGAGGACTCGATCTCCGACAGTGCCCTCGGGTACTGGGCGGGTTCCCTCGGACTCCGCTCCGACGCCCGGATGTTCGCGGAGCGGGGGACGTACTGGAAGAACACCTTCAATGCCGCGGTCGGACACCAGGCCGCTCGGCAGGCCGACGGTTCGTGGACGCCGGGCTGGTCGCCGTCGACGGGGACCGGGTTCGCGCAGGGCACCAGCGCGCAGTACACCTGGCTCGTGCCGCAGGACGTGCAGGGGCTGTCGACCGCGCTCGGCGGTGACGACGCAGCGACCGCTCGGCTCGACGACTTCTTCCACGACAGCACTGGTGCGTTCGCGGTGACCGGTGGCGACGCCACGAAGTTCGACCCGACGAACGAGCCCGACATCCACACGCCGTGGATGTACAACGCGCTCGGCAAGCCCTGGAAGACGCAGGAGACCGTGCGGCAGGTCGTGGACGACGCCTACTCGACCGGCCCCGGCGGGCTGCCGGGCAACGACGACCTCGGCACGATGAGCGCCTGGTACGTCTTCGCCTCGATCGGCCTGTTCCCGCAGACGCCCGGTCGTGCCGACATGCTCATCGGCAGCCCGACGTTCAGCACGGTCGACATCCGGCGCTCCAGTGGCCAGCGCATCGTCATCCGGTCCTCGGGGACCGAGCCGTACGTGCAGGGCGCCCGATTGAACGGGTGGACACACGAGCGGTCGTGGGTGCCGGCGTCGTTCGTGACGCGCGGCGGCACGCTGTCGCTCCGGGTTGGGGACACGGCGGACACGTCGTGGGCGAGCGGCGAGCGGGGGCGCCCGGTCGACCGGTGA
- a CDS encoding ABC transporter permease: MTTASADAPAPAPATSGTAATDAAPATSATSPVRPTSARASADAVRRSAGPRVRRRVGLAWLGLTPFAAYVLLFLAVPAVIAIGSGFFDGSGAFTFANLAAFADPSVLRAFGGSFGLSAASAVIGAVLGAVVCWALSALRPDGLVRSMIDSAASVLAQFGGVMLAFAFIATIGVQGLVTTWLVTVFHVDLNADGAFLYTVPGLVIPYVYFQVPLMVLTFMPALEGVRPAWGEAAATLGASRLTYWRRIALPVLAPAFWGSLLLLFANGFSSFATAAALISQGGIVPLTIRTQLTSETLVGLQNVAGVLAFGMVVVMAVVMGAYSLLQRRAARWQR, from the coding sequence ATGACCACCGCATCGGCAGACGCACCCGCGCCCGCGCCGGCGACGAGCGGCACAGCCGCGACCGATGCCGCACCGGCGACGAGCGCGACGAGCCCCGTGCGCCCGACGTCCGCGCGAGCGTCCGCCGATGCCGTCCGACGCAGCGCCGGACCCCGTGTCCGACGCCGCGTCGGCCTCGCCTGGCTGGGGCTGACGCCCTTCGCCGCCTACGTCCTGCTGTTCCTCGCCGTCCCCGCCGTGATCGCGATCGGCAGTGGTTTCTTCGACGGCTCCGGCGCGTTCACGTTCGCGAACCTCGCGGCCTTCGCCGACCCGTCCGTGCTGCGGGCGTTCGGCGGGTCGTTCGGCCTGTCGGCCGCGTCCGCGGTCATCGGTGCCGTGCTCGGCGCGGTCGTCTGCTGGGCGCTCTCGGCACTGCGGCCGGACGGGCTGGTCCGGTCGATGATCGACTCGGCGGCCAGCGTCCTCGCCCAGTTCGGCGGCGTCATGCTCGCGTTCGCGTTCATCGCGACGATCGGCGTGCAGGGCCTCGTCACGACGTGGTTGGTCACGGTCTTCCACGTCGACCTCAACGCGGACGGCGCCTTCCTGTACACGGTGCCCGGGCTCGTGATCCCCTACGTCTACTTCCAGGTGCCGCTCATGGTCCTCACGTTCATGCCCGCACTCGAGGGCGTCCGGCCCGCGTGGGGCGAGGCCGCCGCGACCCTCGGCGCCTCGCGCCTGACGTACTGGCGCCGGATCGCGTTGCCGGTGCTGGCGCCGGCGTTCTGGGGGTCGCTCCTGCTGCTCTTCGCGAACGGCTTCTCGTCGTTCGCCACCGCCGCGGCCCTCATCTCGCAGGGCGGCATCGTGCCGCTCACGATCCGCACACAGCTCACCAGCGAGACGCTCGTCGGCTTGCAGAACGTCGCCGGGGTGCTCGCGTTCGGCATGGTGGTCGTGATGGCGGTCGTGATGGGCGCCTACTCGCTGCTGCAGCGCCGTGCCGCCAGGTGGCAGCGATGA
- a CDS encoding NUDIX hydrolase: MPTPDFVLSLREKIGTAPLWLSGVSAIVTRGSGADRELLVVRRADTGAYTPVTGIVDPGEEPAVAAEREVLEEADVVAVAERLAWVQVLPEMTYPNGDRSQYLDLVFACRYVSGTPNPADGENTEAFWARVDALPDMSENMRARVEAGLADEREARFQR, translated from the coding sequence ATGCCGACCCCCGACTTCGTCCTGTCCCTGCGCGAGAAGATCGGCACGGCGCCGCTCTGGCTGTCCGGCGTGAGCGCGATCGTGACGCGCGGCTCCGGCGCCGACCGCGAACTGCTCGTGGTGCGACGAGCCGACACGGGCGCGTACACCCCGGTCACCGGGATCGTCGACCCGGGCGAGGAACCCGCCGTCGCCGCCGAACGCGAGGTCCTCGAGGAAGCGGACGTCGTCGCCGTCGCCGAACGCCTGGCGTGGGTGCAGGTGCTGCCCGAGATGACCTACCCGAACGGCGACCGGTCGCAGTACCTCGATCTGGTCTTCGCCTGCCGGTACGTCTCCGGGACGCCGAACCCCGCCGACGGCGAGAACACCGAGGCGTTCTGGGCTCGGGTCGACGCCCTGCCCGACATGTCCGAGAACATGCGGGCACGCGTCGAGGCCGGGCTGGCGGACGAGCGCGAGGCGCGCTTCCAGCGCTGA
- a CDS encoding SDR family NAD(P)-dependent oxidoreductase: MDTFEWEPSAMPDQHGRTVVVTGATGGLGLVVATRLAAVGARVIAAVRNPDKAARVLPVGLEARVVDTASVASVTAFARQLVADGIVVDALVNNAGATLGAFGLTDEGIERTWATNVVGPAVLADAMLPVLGGPSPRVVLVGSNLSQRTRRVPAPGGVDDPSDYSQLAAYTDSKTAATALAVDLGERLRAAGSDVRSVIAHPGIAATGMNDQAETLTQRLGGVIARSMARTAEDGARSTLWSATAPDVAEGVFVGPALRRGDRRLHVVPVRGAAADPVFRQRVRTFVDEVAARTVV; the protein is encoded by the coding sequence ATGGACACCTTCGAGTGGGAACCGTCAGCGATGCCCGACCAGCACGGCCGGACCGTGGTGGTCACCGGCGCGACCGGCGGGCTCGGGCTGGTGGTCGCGACCCGGCTCGCTGCTGTCGGAGCGCGCGTCATCGCGGCGGTCCGCAACCCCGACAAGGCGGCTCGCGTCCTGCCCGTCGGCCTGGAGGCGCGGGTCGTCGACACCGCGTCGGTCGCTTCGGTCACGGCATTCGCCCGGCAGCTCGTGGCGGACGGCATCGTCGTGGACGCCCTCGTCAACAACGCCGGCGCGACGCTGGGCGCGTTCGGGCTGACCGACGAGGGCATCGAGCGCACCTGGGCCACCAACGTCGTCGGCCCGGCCGTGCTCGCCGACGCGATGCTCCCGGTGCTCGGCGGACCGTCGCCCCGGGTCGTCCTCGTCGGGTCGAACCTGTCGCAGCGCACCCGCCGCGTGCCCGCACCGGGCGGGGTGGACGATCCGAGCGACTACTCCCAGCTCGCCGCGTACACCGACTCGAAGACGGCGGCGACGGCGCTCGCGGTCGACCTCGGTGAGCGGCTCCGCGCGGCCGGCTCGGACGTCCGCTCGGTCATCGCACACCCCGGCATCGCGGCGACGGGGATGAACGACCAGGCCGAGACCCTCACGCAGCGCCTCGGCGGCGTGATCGCCCGCAGCATGGCGCGGACCGCGGAGGACGGCGCTCGCTCGACGCTCTGGTCGGCCACCGCGCCGGACGTCGCCGAGGGGGTGTTCGTGGGGCCGGCGCTGCGCCGGGGGGACCGGCGGCTGCACGTCGTGCCCGTCCGCGGGGCCGCCGCCGACCCGGTGTTCCGGCAGCGGGTCCGCACCTTCGTCGACGAGGTCGCCGCGCGTACCGTCGTCTGA
- a CDS encoding YrdB family protein gives MTNAPQSPVDWESVPDPAAARQPRRRFEAWMVLRIAVMVFGLLSLAFWGYWSWQLPLPGYLFMVGAPLFAAVVWYFFRSPRSPIETDIVGKTIVEVALVVAAGATWISIGHPVVGIVFIVIAALSGVIAFRKETA, from the coding sequence ATGACCAACGCCCCGCAGTCCCCCGTCGACTGGGAATCGGTCCCCGACCCGGCCGCCGCCCGGCAGCCGCGACGGCGGTTCGAGGCCTGGATGGTCCTGCGGATCGCCGTGATGGTGTTCGGCCTGCTGTCCCTGGCCTTCTGGGGCTACTGGTCGTGGCAGCTCCCGCTCCCCGGCTACCTGTTCATGGTCGGGGCTCCCCTGTTCGCCGCGGTCGTCTGGTACTTCTTCCGGTCGCCGCGCTCCCCGATCGAGACCGACATCGTCGGCAAGACCATCGTCGAGGTCGCGCTGGTCGTCGCCGCAGGCGCGACCTGGATCTCCATCGGCCACCCGGTCGTCGGGATCGTCTTCATCGTGATCGCCGCCCTGAGCGGCGTGATCGCGTTCCGCAAGGAGACGGCATGA
- a CDS encoding TetR/AcrR family transcriptional regulator translates to MTIAMARPEALRSDAQRNRTALLDVARSYLERGEQPLLNAVAHEAGVGVGTAYRHFPSQQHLLEALAIDALEDMLDLVRVAVALPHAADALRGVVTAAFRSMVDDAALGDLLTNGGFSCADTAALAGDLVESVDALLARARAEGLVRADVDADDLRRLLCGMRAAAVAGGSRVHDPERYVEVLLAGLRPA, encoded by the coding sequence ATGACGATCGCGATGGCCCGACCCGAAGCGCTGCGCTCCGATGCGCAGCGCAACCGGACCGCGCTGCTCGACGTCGCCCGGTCGTACCTTGAGCGGGGCGAGCAGCCGCTCCTCAACGCCGTCGCGCACGAGGCCGGTGTGGGTGTCGGGACCGCCTACCGGCACTTCCCGTCGCAGCAGCACCTGCTCGAGGCGCTCGCGATCGACGCGCTCGAGGACATGCTCGACCTCGTCCGTGTCGCCGTCGCACTGCCCCACGCGGCGGACGCGCTCCGGGGGGTCGTGACGGCTGCGTTCCGGAGCATGGTCGACGATGCCGCCCTCGGCGACCTGCTGACGAACGGCGGGTTCTCGTGCGCCGACACCGCGGCGCTCGCTGGCGACCTGGTCGAGTCCGTCGACGCGCTGCTCGCGCGGGCGCGGGCCGAGGGGCTCGTGCGTGCGGACGTCGACGCGGACGACCTGCGACGGCTGCTGTGCGGGATGCGGGCGGCCGCCGTGGCGGGTGGCTCCCGGGTGCACGACCCCGAGCGCTACGTCGAGGTGCTGCTGGCGGGCCTCCGCCCGGCCTGA
- a CDS encoding ABC transporter permease: MSAAAPVRPVRPARPVRLGGPSRVRRFGTAPSRGAAAIVLTVIGLLFAVPLVALVQFTFRQGTDGGLTFAHWAAIGAPANAFTYQPVFDGLGASLFIAVITVGIVLLVLLPAQIITALRYPRLRRILEFVCIVPITVPVVVLVVGFIPVYQVVSQVFGSGAWTLAFAIGIVTLPFAFRPIAAAITATDLIVLSEAARSLGASWWTVTWRVLLPNLRRGITAACFLTITVVLGEYTLAAFLSRSTFQTGLVLVQGTDPYVAAIFSVAALVFGFVLLVLIGRIGTRRTGRARRTRTIRRPRTQESA, from the coding sequence ATGAGCGCGGCGGCCCCGGTGCGGCCGGTGCGACCGGCGCGGCCGGTTCGGCTCGGAGGCCCGTCCCGCGTCCGTCGCTTCGGCACGGCGCCGTCCCGTGGCGCGGCAGCGATCGTGCTCACCGTGATCGGGCTGCTGTTCGCCGTCCCGCTGGTCGCCCTCGTGCAGTTCACGTTCCGGCAGGGCACCGACGGCGGCCTGACCTTCGCGCACTGGGCAGCGATCGGCGCCCCGGCCAACGCGTTCACCTACCAGCCCGTGTTCGACGGGCTCGGGGCGTCGCTGTTCATCGCCGTGATCACCGTCGGGATCGTGCTGCTCGTGCTGCTGCCCGCCCAGATCATCACCGCGCTCCGCTACCCGAGGCTCCGACGCATCCTGGAGTTCGTCTGCATCGTGCCGATCACCGTGCCGGTCGTGGTGCTCGTCGTCGGGTTCATCCCCGTGTACCAGGTCGTCTCGCAGGTCTTCGGTTCCGGCGCCTGGACGCTGGCGTTCGCGATCGGCATCGTCACACTGCCCTTCGCGTTCCGTCCGATCGCCGCTGCCATCACCGCGACGGACCTGATCGTCCTGTCCGAGGCGGCCCGCTCGCTCGGTGCCTCGTGGTGGACCGTCACCTGGCGCGTGCTCCTGCCGAACCTGCGCCGGGGCATCACCGCCGCGTGTTTCCTCACGATCACCGTGGTCCTCGGCGAGTACACCCTCGCCGCGTTCCTCTCCCGCAGCACGTTCCAGACCGGGCTCGTGCTCGTGCAGGGGACCGACCCGTACGTCGCCGCGATCTTCTCGGTCGCCGCGCTCGTGTTCGGCTTCGTGCTGCTCGTCCTCATCGGCCGCATCGGGACCCGTCGTACGGGCCGGGCCCGCCGCACCCGCACCATCCGTCGTCCCCGCACCCAGGAGTCCGCATGA
- a CDS encoding ABC transporter ATP-binding protein, producing the protein MTVTAPAAPASLATTGAVVELHAVEKHYGAHRALAGLSLRVEPGEFVSLLGPSGCGKTTALRALAGLEEIDAGSIRIDGQDVADTPVNKRDIGMVFQQYSLFPHMTVRQNVAFGLEMRRVPAVERRSRVVEALDMVHLGEFAERYPHQLSGGQQQRVALARALVTRPRVLLLDEPLSALDAKVRVSLRDEIRRIQSDLGITTVFVTHDQEEALAVSDRIAVMQAGDIEQIGTPEELYRTPSSAFTADFVGQSNRLQGDLRGGDVFVYGFRVPALDSSAADGPVLAYVRPEDIAFAPEGVTGTVVTSSFLGSIRRTTVRLDDDTVVTVQHEVGDRRVPGDPVAVRLLGAPVAVAPLG; encoded by the coding sequence ATGACCGTCACCGCTCCGGCAGCCCCGGCCTCCCTCGCCACCACCGGTGCCGTCGTCGAACTCCACGCCGTCGAGAAGCACTACGGCGCACACCGGGCGCTCGCGGGACTGTCCCTCCGCGTCGAGCCGGGGGAGTTCGTCTCGCTGCTCGGCCCGTCCGGCTGCGGCAAGACCACGGCGCTCCGCGCGCTCGCGGGGCTCGAGGAGATCGACGCCGGCTCCATCCGCATCGACGGACAGGACGTCGCCGACACCCCGGTCAACAAGCGCGACATCGGCATGGTGTTCCAGCAGTACTCGCTGTTCCCGCACATGACGGTCCGGCAGAACGTCGCCTTCGGCCTCGAGATGCGCCGGGTCCCCGCAGTCGAGCGCAGGAGCCGCGTGGTCGAGGCCCTCGACATGGTCCACCTCGGCGAGTTCGCCGAGCGCTACCCGCACCAGCTCTCCGGCGGGCAGCAGCAGCGCGTCGCCCTGGCTCGTGCCCTGGTCACCCGCCCCCGGGTGCTCCTGCTCGACGAGCCGCTGTCGGCCCTGGACGCGAAGGTCCGGGTCTCGCTGCGCGACGAGATCCGCCGCATCCAGAGCGACCTCGGCATCACCACGGTGTTCGTGACGCACGACCAAGAGGAGGCGCTCGCCGTCTCCGACCGGATCGCCGTGATGCAGGCGGGCGACATCGAGCAGATCGGCACGCCCGAGGAGCTCTACCGCACGCCGTCGTCGGCCTTCACGGCGGACTTCGTCGGTCAGTCGAACCGGCTGCAGGGCGATCTGCGCGGGGGCGACGTCTTCGTGTACGGGTTCCGGGTGCCTGCCCTCGACTCCTCGGCCGCTGACGGGCCGGTGCTCGCCTACGTCCGGCCGGAGGACATCGCCTTCGCCCCCGAGGGCGTCACCGGCACCGTCGTCACCTCGAGCTTCCTCGGGTCGATCCGCCGGACGACCGTCCGCCTGGACGACGACACCGTCGTGACCGTCCAGCACGAGGTCGGCGACCGCCGGGTGCCCGGCGACCCCGTCGCCGTGCGCCTGCTCGGCGCACCGGTGGCGGTCGCACCGCTCGGCTAG
- a CDS encoding MalY/PatB family protein — MSVMVSVFDAYRSRTSEKYTAYPPDVLPMFVAEMDSMLAEPIRDALVTAVTNGDTGYVGHGRALPEAFADFAESRWAWRVDPDLVRTTTDVSVAAVEVLRRVIEPGDQVVIMPPVYPPFWEYVSEAGGTVTEVPLLAPAGPADPFDTTAGWRMDLDGLARAFSDGARTVLLCNPHNPLGLVHDRASLVALAKLAAEWDAVVVSDEIHAPLVHADAVFTPFLESCPEAASLGVALTSASKAWNLAGTKCALMIGASERARAWFDGLPTEVVERTGILGYTASVAAFGEGGPWLASLLTELAANRRTLAERIGDVLPGAEYRQPQASYLAWLDLRSLPWGDDPAAELVDRAKVALGSGPAFGRQGRGFARLNFGCSAETLDEGLSRLAAAARA, encoded by the coding sequence ATGAGCGTCATGGTGTCCGTCTTCGATGCGTACCGGTCCCGCACGAGCGAGAAGTACACGGCCTACCCGCCGGACGTGCTCCCCATGTTCGTCGCCGAGATGGACAGCATGCTCGCGGAACCGATCCGCGACGCCCTGGTCACGGCGGTGACGAACGGCGACACCGGGTACGTCGGGCACGGGCGGGCCCTGCCCGAGGCGTTCGCCGACTTCGCGGAGAGCCGGTGGGCATGGCGGGTCGACCCGGACCTGGTCCGCACCACCACGGACGTGTCGGTCGCGGCGGTCGAGGTGCTGCGCCGGGTCATCGAGCCGGGTGACCAGGTCGTCATCATGCCGCCCGTGTACCCGCCGTTCTGGGAGTACGTGTCCGAGGCCGGCGGCACCGTCACCGAGGTCCCGCTGCTCGCCCCCGCAGGCCCAGCCGACCCCTTCGACACCACGGCCGGCTGGCGGATGGACCTGGACGGCCTCGCGCGGGCGTTCTCCGACGGAGCCCGCACGGTGCTGCTCTGCAACCCGCACAACCCCCTCGGGCTGGTGCACGACCGCGCGTCGCTCGTCGCACTCGCGAAGCTGGCCGCCGAGTGGGACGCCGTCGTGGTGTCCGACGAGATCCACGCGCCGCTCGTGCACGCCGACGCGGTGTTCACCCCGTTCCTGGAGTCCTGCCCCGAGGCCGCGTCGCTCGGCGTCGCCCTGACGAGTGCGAGCAAGGCCTGGAACCTCGCCGGCACCAAGTGCGCGCTGATGATCGGCGCCTCGGAGCGGGCCCGCGCCTGGTTCGACGGACTGCCCACCGAGGTCGTCGAGCGCACCGGCATCCTCGGCTACACCGCGAGCGTCGCGGCCTTCGGCGAGGGCGGGCCGTGGCTGGCATCACTGCTCACCGAGCTCGCGGCGAACCGGCGCACCCTGGCCGAGCGGATCGGTGACGTGCTGCCCGGCGCCGAGTACCGGCAGCCGCAGGCGTCGTACCTGGCGTGGCTCGACCTGCGGTCGCTGCCGTGGGGCGACGACCCCGCGGCGGAGCTCGTCGACCGCGCAAAGGTGGCGCTCGGCTCCGGCCCGGCGTTCGGACGACAGGGCCGGGGGTTCGCGCGGCTGAACTTCGGGTGCTCGGCGGAGACCCTCGACGAGGGACTCAGCCGCCTCGCCGCAGCCGCACGCGCCTGA
- the nagB gene encoding glucosamine-6-phosphate deaminase — MEIIILPTPDEVGRVAAAKIVSVVAKKPSAVIGLATGSSPQGIYTDLQRRVQAGEISFAEARGFALDEYVGIPLAHPESYAAVIARDVVAPLGFDASRVRVPDGRAADLEFAAKEYDAAIRAAGGIDVQILGIGANGHIGFNEPTSSFASRTRIKTLAPSTRDANARFFDSPEQVPTHCMTQGLGTILEARELVLVAQGASKAAAVAAAIEGPLSSFVPGSALQLHEHATVVVDEEAAAGLQLADYYRYTYANKPAWQRFE, encoded by the coding sequence GTGGAGATCATCATCCTGCCCACGCCGGACGAGGTCGGTCGCGTCGCCGCGGCCAAGATCGTGTCCGTCGTCGCCAAGAAGCCGTCCGCCGTCATCGGTCTCGCCACCGGATCCAGCCCGCAGGGCATCTACACCGACCTGCAGCGCCGGGTGCAGGCGGGCGAGATCTCGTTCGCCGAGGCCCGTGGGTTCGCCCTCGACGAGTACGTCGGCATCCCGCTCGCGCACCCCGAGTCGTACGCGGCCGTGATCGCCCGCGACGTCGTGGCACCGCTCGGCTTCGACGCCTCGCGCGTGCGGGTGCCGGACGGCCGTGCCGCCGACCTGGAGTTCGCGGCCAAGGAGTACGACGCAGCGATCCGTGCCGCGGGCGGGATCGACGTGCAGATCCTCGGCATCGGGGCCAACGGCCACATCGGGTTCAACGAGCCGACCTCGTCGTTCGCCTCGCGCACCCGCATCAAGACCCTCGCGCCGTCGACCCGTGACGCCAACGCGCGCTTCTTCGACTCGCCCGAGCAGGTCCCGACGCACTGCATGACGCAGGGGCTCGGCACCATCCTCGAGGCCCGCGAGCTCGTCCTCGTCGCCCAGGGCGCGTCGAAGGCGGCGGCCGTCGCCGCTGCGATCGAGGGCCCGCTCAGCTCCTTCGTGCCCGGTTCGGCCCTGCAGCTGCACGAGCACGCGACCGTCGTCGTCGACGAGGAAGCCGCCGCCGGGCTGCAGCTCGCCGACTACTACCGCTACACGTACGCGAACAAGCCGGCCTGGCAGCGGTTCGAGTAG